One window of Saccharopolyspora phatthalungensis genomic DNA carries:
- a CDS encoding glycerate kinase — protein sequence MPGPVLIAPDKFKGSLTAPQVAEAVAAGLRRGRADVGVRLAPVADGGDGTVQAALASGYLPIPVRVAGPVGEPVDTEIAIHGDTAVVELASASGLALLEDDELAPLAASSEGTGEAILAALDAGARTVVLGVGGSASTDGGAGLLTVLGARVLDAAGNPLPPGGGPLARVATVDLSGLDPRLADTDFILASDVDNPLLGERGAAHVYGPQKGADPQQVRLLDEALGNWARAVLAAGGRDVAGQPGAGAAGGVGYGALAVLGARMRPGVDVILELIDFDQRLAGAGLVIIGEGALDEQTLHGKGPAGVAARAVEAGIPVVAIAGRCRLSAERLHEVGIRGAYALTDIEPDPQRCMANAASLLADLGERLAHDWL from the coding sequence TTGCCTGGTCCTGTCCTCATCGCACCGGACAAGTTCAAGGGCTCGCTGACTGCGCCGCAGGTCGCCGAGGCGGTCGCCGCCGGACTGCGCCGGGGCCGCGCCGACGTCGGAGTCCGGCTGGCGCCGGTGGCCGACGGCGGGGACGGCACCGTGCAGGCCGCGCTGGCCAGCGGGTACCTGCCGATCCCGGTGCGGGTCGCCGGACCGGTCGGTGAGCCGGTCGACACCGAGATCGCTATCCACGGCGACACCGCCGTCGTCGAGCTCGCCTCGGCCTCCGGGCTGGCGCTGCTGGAGGACGACGAGCTCGCACCGCTGGCGGCCTCCAGCGAGGGCACCGGCGAGGCGATCCTGGCGGCCCTGGACGCGGGCGCGCGCACCGTGGTGCTCGGCGTCGGTGGCAGCGCCAGCACCGACGGCGGCGCCGGTTTGCTCACCGTCCTGGGGGCACGGGTTTTGGATGCTGCGGGTAATCCGTTGCCTCCCGGAGGCGGACCGCTGGCCCGAGTGGCCACAGTGGACCTTTCCGGCCTGGATCCCCGGCTGGCCGACACCGACTTCATCCTGGCCTCGGACGTGGACAACCCGCTGCTCGGCGAGCGCGGTGCCGCGCACGTCTACGGCCCGCAGAAAGGCGCCGACCCGCAGCAGGTGCGGCTGCTGGACGAAGCGCTGGGCAACTGGGCCCGCGCGGTGCTGGCCGCCGGCGGCCGCGACGTGGCCGGCCAGCCCGGCGCCGGCGCGGCCGGCGGAGTCGGCTACGGGGCGCTGGCCGTGCTCGGCGCGCGGATGCGGCCGGGGGTCGACGTCATCCTGGAACTCATCGACTTCGATCAGCGCCTTGCCGGGGCCGGGCTGGTCATCATCGGCGAAGGCGCCCTCGACGAACAGACCCTGCACGGCAAGGGCCCGGCCGGCGTCGCCGCCCGCGCCGTCGAAGCGGGCATCCCGGTGGTCGCCATCGCAGGCCGCTGCCGGCTTTCGGCCGAACGCCTGCACGAGGTCGGCATCCGTGGCGCCTACGCCCTTACCGACATCGAACCCGATCCGCAACGCTGCATGGCGAACGCAGCCAGCCTCCTGGCCGACCTCGGCGAACGCCTCGCCCACGACTGGCTCTAG
- the tsaB gene encoding tRNA (adenosine(37)-N6)-threonylcarbamoyltransferase complex dimerization subunit type 1 TsaB: MLVIALDTSTPAVTAGLVALDGGPPRALAERVTVNPRAHGELLMPQLLDVMTEAGHELADVDAIVVGAGPGPFTGLRVGMVTAAALGQTCGRPVHPVCSLDAIAAQAPADGPLLVATDARRKEVYWAAYDAARNRLDGPHVQRPAEVPTRDFAAAAGEMAEALGVKVVEPRYPTPVGLVAAAVAALPGEPAPLVPLYLRRPDAEAPGKRKSVLTRGGK, translated from the coding sequence GTGCTCGTCATTGCGCTGGACACCTCGACCCCCGCGGTCACGGCCGGGCTGGTCGCCCTGGACGGCGGTCCGCCACGCGCCCTCGCCGAGCGCGTGACGGTCAACCCGCGCGCGCACGGCGAACTCCTCATGCCGCAGCTGCTGGACGTCATGACCGAGGCCGGACACGAACTCGCGGATGTCGACGCGATCGTCGTCGGTGCAGGCCCCGGCCCCTTCACCGGCCTGCGCGTCGGCATGGTCACCGCCGCGGCGCTCGGGCAGACCTGCGGTCGGCCGGTGCACCCGGTGTGCAGCCTCGACGCGATCGCCGCGCAGGCCCCGGCCGACGGCCCGCTGCTGGTCGCCACCGACGCGCGCCGCAAGGAGGTCTACTGGGCCGCCTACGATGCCGCGCGGAACCGGCTCGACGGCCCGCACGTCCAGCGCCCGGCGGAGGTACCGACCCGCGATTTCGCCGCGGCGGCAGGGGAAATGGCCGAGGCGTTGGGAGTCAAGGTCGTCGAGCCGCGCTATCCGACGCCGGTCGGGCTGGTCGCGGCGGCGGTCGCTGCGCTGCCGGGCGAACCGGCGCCGCTGGTGCCGCTCTACCTGCGGCGGCCGGACGCCGAGGCCCCGGGCAAGCGGAAGTCCGTGTTGACCAGAGGTGGGAAGTGA
- the rimI gene encoding ribosomal protein S18-alanine N-acetyltransferase: protein MRVLKLRRGDLKRCAELERMLFPGDDPWSWSAFAAELDQGHYYVGAYTDERLIGYAGLAVVGRAPHAEAEVHTIGVDPVHQGRGVGKALLRDLLARADEQRATTFLEVRTDNETAIEMYRKHGFEIVGLRKRYYQPSGADAHTMRRPASAAPTQAAETVTTEAGG from the coding sequence CTGCGCGTGCTGAAACTGCGTCGCGGCGATCTGAAGCGCTGCGCGGAACTGGAGCGGATGCTCTTCCCCGGTGATGACCCGTGGTCGTGGTCCGCCTTCGCCGCCGAGCTCGACCAGGGCCACTACTACGTCGGCGCCTACACCGATGAGCGGCTGATCGGCTACGCCGGGCTCGCCGTCGTCGGTCGTGCGCCGCACGCCGAGGCCGAGGTACACACCATCGGCGTGGACCCGGTGCACCAGGGGCGCGGCGTGGGCAAGGCGCTGCTGCGGGACCTGCTGGCCCGGGCCGACGAGCAGCGCGCGACGACGTTCCTGGAAGTGCGCACCGACAACGAAACCGCGATCGAGATGTACCGGAAGCACGGTTTCGAGATCGTGGGCCTGCGCAAGCGCTATTACCAGCCGTCCGGGGCGGATGCGCACACCATGCGGCGCCCCGCATCGGCTGCCCCGACGCAAGCCGCGGAGACGGTGACTACGGAGGCCGGGGGATGA
- the tsaD gene encoding tRNA (adenosine(37)-N6)-threonylcarbamoyltransferase complex transferase subunit TsaD has product MTADRVVLGIESSCDETGVGLVRLAADGTVELLADAVASSVDEHARFGGVVPEIASRAHLAAMAPTMRRALDESGLELSDVDAIAVTAGPGLAGALMVGVAAAKAYAAALGVPLFGVNHLGGHVAVDTLEHGPLPSRCLALLVSGGHTQLLLVEGIGEQITEIGSTIDDAAGEAYDKVARILDLPYPGGPPIDKQAKLGNPKAIAFPRGLTGPRDAKYDFSFSGLKTAVARWVETEQRSGREIPVADVCASFQEAVADVLTAKAVRAARDLDADTLVISGGVAANSRLSELAAQRCAEAGITLRVPRPRLCTDNGAMIAALGAHVLAAGAKPSPLDMPANPGLPVHTIVVQ; this is encoded by the coding sequence ATGACTGCGGACCGAGTGGTGCTGGGCATCGAGAGTTCCTGCGATGAGACCGGCGTCGGCCTGGTCCGGCTGGCCGCCGACGGCACGGTCGAGCTGCTGGCCGACGCGGTGGCCTCCAGCGTCGACGAGCACGCCCGCTTCGGCGGTGTGGTGCCGGAGATCGCCAGCCGCGCGCACCTGGCGGCGATGGCCCCGACGATGCGCCGCGCGTTGGACGAGTCCGGCCTCGAACTGTCCGATGTGGACGCTATTGCGGTCACGGCGGGGCCGGGGCTGGCCGGGGCGCTGATGGTCGGGGTCGCGGCGGCCAAGGCTTACGCGGCAGCGCTGGGCGTGCCGCTCTTCGGCGTCAACCACCTCGGCGGGCACGTCGCGGTCGACACCCTGGAGCACGGGCCGCTGCCGTCGCGCTGCCTGGCGCTGCTCGTCTCCGGCGGGCACACGCAGCTGCTGCTGGTGGAGGGCATCGGGGAGCAGATCACCGAGATCGGCTCCACCATCGACGACGCCGCCGGCGAGGCGTACGACAAGGTCGCCCGCATCCTCGACCTGCCCTACCCCGGCGGTCCGCCGATCGACAAGCAGGCCAAACTGGGCAACCCGAAGGCCATCGCGTTCCCGCGCGGGCTCACCGGGCCCCGGGACGCCAAATACGACTTCTCCTTCTCCGGGCTGAAGACCGCGGTCGCGCGCTGGGTGGAGACCGAGCAGCGCTCCGGGCGGGAGATCCCGGTGGCCGACGTGTGCGCCTCCTTCCAGGAGGCCGTGGCCGACGTGCTGACGGCCAAAGCGGTGCGCGCGGCGCGGGACCTGGACGCGGACACGCTGGTGATCTCCGGCGGCGTGGCGGCCAACTCGCGGCTGTCGGAACTGGCGGCCCAGCGGTGTGCGGAAGCAGGGATCACCCTGCGGGTGCCGCGCCCGCGCCTGTGCACCGACAACGGCGCGATGATCGCCGCCCTCGGGGCCCACGTCCTCGCCGCGGGCGCCAAGCCCTCGCCGCTGGACATGCCCGCCAACCCCGGCCTCCCGGTGCACACCATCGTCGTCCAGTAG
- a CDS encoding WhiB family transcriptional regulator gives MADTRRLPGPNADIWDWQIRGSCRGMDSAYFFHPDGERGPARARRESKAKEVCQHCPVIAQCRTHALAVQEPYGIWGGLSESEREVIIKARKRQQLAVAAS, from the coding sequence ATGGCAGACACTCGACGTCTTCCAGGACCGAACGCCGATATCTGGGATTGGCAGATACGGGGCTCCTGTCGAGGCATGGACAGCGCGTACTTCTTTCATCCGGATGGCGAGCGGGGGCCGGCGCGAGCCCGGCGCGAGTCGAAGGCGAAAGAGGTATGCCAGCACTGCCCGGTGATCGCGCAGTGCCGGACCCATGCGCTTGCAGTGCAGGAGCCGTACGGCATCTGGGGCGGGCTGTCGGAGTCGGAGCGGGAAGTGATCATCAAGGCGCGCAAGCGCCAGCAGCTGGCGGTTGCGGCCAGCTGA
- a CDS encoding SanA/YdcF family protein has translation MRGLWMGLAALAGLVLVAALPSGWVMARSFRRVRAVPDVPATEFALVLGAGVRWDGKPSRILQGRLNVARALFEADKVRRIIVSGSPESRGHSEPVVMRQHLVSHGVPASAVTLDESGVDTWSSCRRAAEAFGLREITVVTTRFHLRRAVALCRRAGIDAYGVGHDAAAEGLRRVSARGARREFLATTKAFWWSR, from the coding sequence GTGCGTGGACTGTGGATGGGGCTCGCCGCGCTGGCCGGGCTCGTGCTGGTCGCCGCGCTACCGTCGGGGTGGGTAATGGCGCGCAGCTTTCGCCGCGTCCGGGCGGTGCCGGACGTGCCCGCCACCGAGTTCGCGTTGGTGTTGGGGGCGGGTGTGCGCTGGGATGGCAAGCCGAGCCGGATCCTGCAGGGTCGGTTGAACGTGGCTCGGGCGTTGTTCGAAGCGGACAAGGTCCGGCGGATCATCGTCAGCGGCAGCCCGGAATCACGCGGGCACAGCGAGCCGGTCGTGATGCGCCAGCACCTCGTCTCGCACGGAGTTCCCGCCTCCGCCGTGACGCTCGACGAGTCCGGTGTAGACACCTGGTCGTCCTGCCGCCGCGCGGCCGAGGCTTTCGGCCTGCGCGAGATTACCGTGGTGACCACCCGGTTCCACCTGCGCCGCGCCGTGGCGTTGTGCCGCCGCGCCGGCATCGACGCCTACGGCGTCGGCCACGACGCGGCCGCCGAGGGCTTGCGCCGGGTCTCCGCCCGCGGTGCCCGCCGCGAATTTCTCGCCACCACCAAAGCCTTCTGGTGGAGTCGCTGA
- the allB gene encoding allantoinase AllB produces the protein MPETATGAFDVVFRARRLIGPNGEMAGSVGVRDGRIAAVEPLDAQLDAVRTIELAGDEVLLPGLVDTHVHVNDPGRTEWEGFDTATRAAAAGGVTTILDMPLNSLPPTIDVGALEIKRKTARDKAHVDVGFWGGAVHGNRTKLRGLHEAGVFGFKCFLPHSGVDEFPPLSPTELDEALRELTGYDALMIVHAEDSEAIEHAPAAHGQAYGDFLNSRPRGAENLAIAQVIELARRIGARVHIVHLSSSDALPMIASARADGVRVTVETCPHYLSFSAEEIPDGATQFKCCPPIREARNRELLWQGLADGIIDCVVSDHSPCTPELKRFDIGDFGVAWGGVSSLQLGLPAVWTQARVRGHGLADVVRWMAHKPADLAGLRRKGAIAVGHDADFCVFAPDDAFVVDVRKLHHRNPVSPYHGRPLSGVVRETWLRGRRIVGADVESSGPRGELLIRQG, from the coding sequence GTGCCCGAAACCGCCACCGGGGCTTTCGACGTCGTATTCCGTGCGCGACGGCTCATCGGCCCGAACGGGGAGATGGCTGGCAGCGTCGGTGTCCGCGACGGCCGGATCGCCGCCGTCGAGCCGCTGGACGCCCAGCTCGACGCCGTCCGCACCATCGAGCTCGCCGGGGACGAGGTCCTGCTGCCGGGTTTGGTCGACACCCACGTGCACGTCAACGACCCGGGCCGCACCGAGTGGGAGGGTTTCGACACGGCCACCCGCGCCGCGGCAGCCGGCGGCGTCACGACCATCCTCGACATGCCGCTGAACAGCCTGCCGCCCACCATCGACGTCGGCGCACTGGAGATCAAGCGCAAGACCGCACGCGACAAGGCGCATGTCGACGTCGGGTTCTGGGGCGGCGCGGTGCACGGCAACCGCACCAAGCTGCGCGGGCTGCATGAGGCCGGGGTGTTCGGCTTCAAGTGTTTCCTGCCGCATTCCGGGGTCGACGAATTCCCACCGCTGAGCCCGACCGAACTCGACGAGGCGCTGCGCGAACTGACCGGCTACGACGCGCTGATGATCGTGCACGCCGAGGATTCCGAGGCCATCGAGCACGCGCCCGCGGCCCACGGCCAGGCCTACGGCGACTTCCTGAACTCCCGGCCGCGCGGCGCCGAGAATCTGGCGATTGCGCAGGTCATCGAGCTGGCGCGGCGCATCGGGGCGCGGGTGCACATCGTGCACCTGTCGTCCTCGGACGCGCTGCCGATGATCGCCTCCGCGCGCGCCGACGGCGTCAGGGTCACCGTCGAGACCTGCCCGCACTACCTGAGCTTCAGCGCCGAGGAGATCCCCGACGGCGCCACCCAGTTCAAGTGCTGCCCGCCGATCCGCGAGGCCCGCAACCGGGAACTGCTGTGGCAGGGGCTGGCCGACGGGATCATCGACTGCGTGGTCAGCGACCACTCCCCGTGCACCCCGGAGCTCAAGCGTTTCGACATCGGCGATTTCGGGGTGGCCTGGGGCGGGGTGTCCAGCCTCCAGTTGGGGCTTCCGGCGGTGTGGACGCAGGCGCGGGTGCGCGGCCACGGCCTCGCCGACGTCGTGCGGTGGATGGCCCACAAGCCCGCTGACCTCGCCGGACTGCGCCGGAAGGGAGCCATCGCGGTCGGCCACGACGCCGACTTCTGCGTGTTCGCCCCCGATGACGCGTTCGTCGTCGATGTGCGCAAGCTGCACCACCGGAATCCGGTCTCGCCCTACCACGGGCGTCCGCTGTCCGGTGTGGTGCGCGAAACCTGGCTGCGCGGTCGCCGGATCGTTGGGGCCGATGTGGAATCGAGCGGGCCGCGAGGCGAATTGCTCATCCGGCAGGGCTGA
- the groL gene encoding chaperonin GroEL (60 kDa chaperone family; promotes refolding of misfolded polypeptides especially under stressful conditions; forms two stacked rings of heptamers to form a barrel-shaped 14mer; ends can be capped by GroES; misfolded proteins enter the barrel where they are refolded when GroES binds), translating into MAKQIAFDEKARRALERGVNQLADAVKVTLGPRGRHVVLDKQFGGPQITNDGVTIAREIELSDPFENLGAQLAKNVATKTNDVAGDGTTTATVLAQSLVREGLRNLAAGANPAALNTGVQAATDAVVEALKAKATPVRGRDNIAQIATVSSRDETIGALVGEAMEKVGEDGVISIEESSTLATELEITEGLQFDKGFISPHFVTDAERQEAVLEDAQILLHREKISNLQELLPLLEKIAQNGKPLLIVAEDVEGEALSTLAVNAIRKTFKVVAVKAPFFGDRRKAFLDDLAIATGAQVIAPEIGLKLSEAGPEVLGSARRVTVTKDTTTIVDGRGKAGDVKDRADQIRKEIEASDSDWDREKLQERLAKLAGGVAVIKVGAATETELKERKSRIEDAVAAAKAAAEEGSVPGGGSSLIHAAKVLADDLGLTGDEATGVQLVRRALDAPLFWIASNAGQEGAVVVSKVRDLDWGSGYNAATNQYGDLIEAGIVDPLKVTRSAVANAASIARMVITTESAVVDKPEEQPEAAGHGHGHGHGH; encoded by the coding sequence ATGGCTAAGCAGATCGCCTTCGACGAGAAGGCACGTCGCGCGCTGGAGCGCGGCGTCAACCAGCTCGCCGACGCGGTGAAGGTCACCCTCGGACCGCGTGGCCGGCACGTCGTGCTGGACAAGCAGTTCGGCGGACCGCAGATCACCAACGACGGCGTGACCATCGCTCGCGAGATCGAGCTGAGCGACCCGTTCGAGAACCTGGGCGCCCAGCTCGCCAAGAACGTCGCGACCAAGACCAACGATGTCGCCGGCGACGGCACCACCACCGCCACCGTGCTCGCCCAGTCGCTGGTCCGCGAGGGCCTGCGCAACCTGGCCGCGGGCGCCAACCCGGCGGCGCTGAACACGGGCGTCCAGGCGGCCACCGACGCCGTCGTCGAGGCCCTCAAGGCCAAGGCCACTCCCGTCCGCGGCCGCGACAACATCGCCCAGATCGCCACCGTGTCCTCCCGGGACGAGACCATCGGTGCGCTGGTCGGCGAGGCGATGGAGAAGGTCGGCGAGGACGGCGTGATCAGCATCGAGGAGTCCTCGACGCTGGCCACCGAGCTGGAGATCACCGAGGGCCTCCAGTTCGACAAGGGCTTCATCTCCCCGCACTTCGTCACCGACGCCGAGCGGCAGGAGGCGGTGCTGGAGGACGCGCAGATCCTGCTGCACCGGGAGAAGATCTCCAACCTCCAGGAGCTGCTGCCGCTGCTGGAGAAGATCGCGCAGAACGGCAAGCCGCTGCTGATCGTGGCCGAGGACGTCGAGGGCGAGGCGCTGTCCACGCTGGCCGTCAACGCGATCCGCAAGACCTTCAAGGTCGTCGCGGTCAAGGCCCCGTTCTTCGGCGACCGCCGCAAGGCATTCCTGGACGACCTCGCGATCGCCACCGGCGCCCAGGTCATCGCGCCGGAGATCGGTCTCAAGCTGTCCGAGGCCGGCCCCGAGGTGCTCGGATCGGCCCGCCGGGTCACCGTGACCAAGGACACCACGACCATTGTGGACGGCCGCGGCAAGGCCGGGGACGTCAAGGACCGGGCCGACCAGATCCGCAAGGAGATCGAGGCCAGCGACTCCGACTGGGACCGCGAGAAGCTGCAGGAGCGGTTGGCCAAGCTGGCCGGCGGCGTTGCGGTGATCAAGGTCGGTGCGGCCACCGAGACGGAGCTCAAGGAGCGCAAGTCGCGCATCGAGGACGCGGTCGCCGCCGCCAAGGCAGCGGCCGAGGAGGGCAGCGTCCCCGGCGGTGGGTCCAGCCTGATCCACGCCGCAAAGGTGCTGGCCGACGACCTCGGGCTCACCGGTGACGAGGCCACCGGCGTGCAGCTGGTGCGCCGCGCACTGGACGCCCCGCTGTTCTGGATCGCCAGCAACGCCGGTCAGGAGGGCGCCGTCGTGGTCTCCAAGGTCCGGGACCTGGACTGGGGCTCCGGCTACAACGCGGCGACCAACCAGTACGGCGACCTCATCGAGGCGGGCATCGTGGACCCGCTGAAGGTGACTCGCTCCGCGGTCGCCAACGCGGCATCCATTGCCCGCATGGTGATCACCACCGAGAGCGCGGTGGTGGACAAGCCGGAGGAGCAGCCGGAGGCCGCCGGGCATGGCCACGGCCACGGGCATGGCCACTGA
- a CDS encoding PQQ-dependent sugar dehydrogenase, which yields MIARRARGWLSACCVALLSIGLLAALPTTRAEAAVPSGFVLRNQPSGQAAFDLTDFAYLPDDSILTTGKKGTVTWVAADGRTRTIATLPVDPSQDLGLTGIAIAPDYETSRHVYLIRSVPAGTGGYLLRLARWTVTGNPEPTGLGGEQVLFEFPSTNAVHALTGVVAANDGTLWVSIGDLSDFSRTDRNALQAMNLDAPNGKILHVTATGQGVPSNPYYQASDPSSWRSRVYASGFRSPFRLSLDPSTGTPIVGDVGYNTWEEVDLVRPGQNYKWPCWEGNHPTPGYTDLPECASVVNTPPLWEYRHGGGLDQGNSVTGGIVYQGESYPEAYRGAYFFGDYTTKKLWTLRFDAQGKLVRAPESPPFASDIGGPVKFAAAPNGDIVFADIYSGTLRRLSYPQGNSAPVAAAEITTDPATRTVTFDGSGSQDFDGDALTYRWDFGDGTTGTGVRTSHTYPTGDRFTARLTVTDPLGASDSADVVVAPANNSPRVVLTTPGERTFAVGETVSLSAQATDVEDGTTPVTWTSAEVHCPEEATCHRHPGVGGTGESFQIAFTDHPDSRMEITATTTDSAGVVSSQTYAAMPREHLLTLTSNVPAVLQIPSEGGRSSAMVTEGATFDVIAATTATDGVASFDGWGDGVGNRSRVLTMGASDQTLTARYSTPIDQRYAAEPQLRSLLGQPTGPEIAEDGIRYRGYERGRLYWTAQTGVHYVYGGNLAKYLQLGGHGKFGPPTTDELSTPDGVGRYNHFAGTPTTLTASIYWSPDTGSHAVWGAIRQNWAANGWEQGPLGYPTTDEVTTPDGVGRYTHFSKAGSIYWTPGSGAHAIWGAIRATWSQLGWELGPLGYPTTDERVTPDGVGRYNHFTKAGSIYWTPGTGAHEVYGRIRERWSALGWEGSYLGYPTSGEFAVPGGRRNNFQRGYIQWSAANNSTIDRRY from the coding sequence GTGATCGCTCGAAGAGCCCGCGGCTGGTTAAGCGCCTGCTGCGTGGCGTTGCTGTCCATCGGCCTGTTAGCGGCCTTACCGACTACCCGCGCGGAGGCGGCGGTTCCCTCCGGTTTCGTCCTGCGCAACCAACCCAGCGGACAGGCCGCCTTCGATCTGACCGACTTCGCCTACCTGCCCGACGACAGCATCCTGACCACCGGCAAGAAAGGCACCGTCACGTGGGTGGCGGCCGACGGCCGGACCCGCACCATCGCCACCCTTCCCGTCGACCCCAGCCAGGACCTCGGCCTGACCGGCATCGCGATAGCACCCGACTACGAGACCTCGCGGCACGTCTACCTGATCCGCTCGGTCCCCGCCGGCACCGGCGGCTACCTGCTGCGACTCGCGCGCTGGACGGTCACCGGCAACCCCGAACCGACCGGCCTCGGCGGCGAACAGGTGCTCTTCGAATTCCCCAGCACCAACGCGGTCCACGCGTTGACCGGGGTCGTGGCGGCCAACGACGGCACGCTGTGGGTGTCGATCGGCGACCTCTCCGACTTTTCCCGCACCGACCGGAATGCGTTGCAGGCCATGAACCTCGACGCGCCCAACGGGAAGATCCTGCACGTCACCGCCACCGGCCAGGGCGTGCCGAGCAACCCCTACTACCAGGCGTCGGACCCTTCGTCGTGGCGCAGCCGGGTGTACGCCAGCGGTTTCCGCAGCCCGTTCCGGCTGTCGCTGGACCCCAGCACCGGTACCCCGATCGTCGGCGACGTCGGCTACAACACCTGGGAGGAGGTCGACCTCGTCCGCCCCGGCCAGAACTACAAGTGGCCCTGCTGGGAAGGCAACCACCCGACCCCGGGCTACACCGACCTGCCCGAGTGCGCGTCCGTGGTGAACACCCCGCCGCTGTGGGAGTACCGCCACGGGGGCGGCCTCGACCAGGGAAACAGCGTCACCGGCGGCATCGTCTACCAGGGCGAGAGTTACCCGGAGGCATACCGGGGCGCGTACTTCTTCGGCGACTACACCACCAAGAAGCTCTGGACGCTGCGCTTCGACGCGCAGGGAAAGCTGGTGCGGGCGCCGGAAAGCCCGCCGTTCGCCAGTGACATCGGCGGCCCGGTGAAGTTCGCGGCCGCGCCCAACGGCGACATCGTGTTCGCCGACATCTACTCGGGCACGCTGCGCCGGCTCAGCTATCCGCAGGGCAACTCCGCGCCGGTGGCCGCGGCCGAGATCACCACGGACCCGGCGACCCGCACGGTCACCTTCGACGGATCGGGATCGCAGGACTTCGACGGTGATGCGCTGACCTACCGCTGGGACTTCGGCGACGGCACCACGGGCACCGGCGTGCGCACCAGCCACACCTACCCGACCGGCGACCGCTTCACCGCGCGGCTGACCGTGACCGATCCGCTCGGGGCGTCGGACAGCGCGGATGTGGTGGTCGCACCGGCGAACAATTCGCCGCGGGTGGTGCTGACGACGCCGGGAGAACGCACCTTCGCCGTCGGCGAGACCGTGTCGCTGTCCGCGCAGGCCACCGATGTCGAGGACGGCACGACACCGGTGACCTGGACCAGCGCCGAGGTGCACTGCCCGGAAGAGGCGACCTGCCACCGGCATCCCGGGGTCGGGGGCACCGGCGAGTCCTTCCAGATCGCGTTCACCGACCACCCCGACTCGCGGATGGAGATCACCGCGACCACGACCGACAGCGCCGGGGTAGTCAGCAGCCAGACCTATGCGGCGATGCCGCGCGAGCACCTGCTGACGTTGACCAGCAACGTGCCTGCGGTGCTGCAGATCCCCTCGGAGGGCGGGCGGAGTTCGGCGATGGTCACCGAGGGGGCCACCTTCGATGTGATCGCGGCGACGACGGCCACCGACGGCGTGGCGAGTTTCGACGGGTGGGGCGACGGCGTGGGCAACCGATCGCGGGTGCTGACGATGGGCGCGAGCGACCAGACGCTCACCGCCCGGTATTCCACGCCGATCGACCAGCGGTACGCGGCCGAACCGCAGCTGCGCAGCCTGCTCGGGCAACCCACGGGACCGGAGATCGCCGAGGACGGCATCCGCTACCGCGGCTACGAACGCGGGCGGCTTTACTGGACCGCGCAGACGGGCGTGCACTACGTCTACGGCGGGAACCTCGCGAAGTACCTGCAACTCGGTGGGCACGGCAAGTTCGGCCCGCCGACCACCGACGAACTGTCCACACCGGACGGTGTCGGTCGGTACAACCACTTCGCCGGTACGCCCACGACCCTGACGGCGTCGATCTACTGGAGCCCGGACACCGGATCGCACGCGGTGTGGGGCGCGATCCGGCAGAACTGGGCGGCCAACGGCTGGGAGCAGGGCCCGCTCGGCTACCCGACGACCGACGAGGTGACCACGCCCGACGGCGTCGGCCGGTACACCCACTTCTCCAAGGCCGGTTCGATCTACTGGACGCCGGGTTCCGGGGCCCACGCGATCTGGGGCGCGATCCGGGCGACGTGGTCGCAGCTGGGCTGGGAGCTCGGCCCGCTGGGGTATCCGACGACCGATGAGCGGGTCACCCCGGACGGAGTGGGGCGCTACAACCACTTCACCAAGGCCGGCTCGATCTACTGGACGCCGGGCACCGGTGCGCACGAGGTGTACGGGCGCATCCGCGAACGCTGGTCGGCACTCGGCTGGGAAGGCTCGTATCTGGGCTACCCGACGAGCGGCGAGTTCGCGGTCCCGGGCGGTCGTCGCAACAACTTCCAGCGCGGCTACATCCAGTGGTCCGCGGCGAACAACTCGACGATCGACCGGCGGTACTGA
- the groES gene encoding co-chaperone GroES translates to MASIKPLEDKIVVQASEAETTTASGIVIPDTAKEKPQEGKVLAVGPGRVDDKGNRIPVDVKEGDVVIYSKYGGTEVKYNGEEYLILSARDVLAVVN, encoded by the coding sequence GTGGCGAGCATCAAGCCGCTTGAGGACAAGATCGTGGTCCAGGCGAGCGAGGCCGAGACGACGACTGCGTCCGGCATCGTGATCCCGGACACCGCTAAGGAAAAGCCCCAGGAGGGCAAGGTTCTTGCCGTCGGCCCGGGTCGCGTCGACGACAAGGGCAACCGCATCCCGGTGGATGTCAAGGAAGGCGACGTCGTTATTTACTCCAAGTACGGCGGCACCGAGGTCAAGTACAACGGTGAGGAGTACCTGATCCTCTCCGCCCGCGACGTGCTGGCCGTCGTCAACTGA